GTAAAGAAGCAGAAAAGTGGGGATGGGCAGCAGCCACAATTCAGCTGCAAGATTACTATCAAAAAATAGTCTTGGCAAAACAGCCAACAGCAGCAGTTTAAATGGAGACAGGAGTTAAAACGCAGGAGGCAGGAAGCTGATGGGAGAGGGATTTCGACCAGCCTCTCATAAAAGACTGGTAAAATCTTTGATTTGCTGGGAAACTTAAACCCAATTGGGCGATATAAAAAGGCTTTTTTGTAGTCTAAAAATTTTACCTCTTACCTCCTGCCTTTTGCCTCCTGCCTCCTGCTATAAAATCTAAAATCTAAAATTCCCATGACTCTTCCCAATCCTGGTAGCGTCTTGGCTACATTAACCGAACTTACACAAGTTAATCGCACCCACGCTTTACTGCGTCGCGTTAAAGACCTTTCTGTTAACGAATTTGTTTGTCTACTAGATTTTATAACAGCTGAGTTCCAACAATTTCTCAGAGCGATTGAATTAATCAATAATGAAGCTCTAGAAACTATGTTGGAAAAGGTATTAGAAGCAATCACTTTGAAAATTGGCCAAATTTTGCAAGCAGAACACACAGCTATTTTTTTAGTTGACTATGATAAAGGTCAGTTGTGGTCAAAAGTTCCCCAAGATAATAGCCAAAAATTTTTAGAAATTAGAACTCCGATTAATGTAGGAATCCCTGGTCATGTTGCGAGTACAGGCCAATACTTGAATATTTCTGAAACTGCTACTCATCCCTTATTTAGCCCAGATTTAGAAAAGCAAATGGGCTACAGAATTCGTAATATTTTATGTATGCCGGTTGTGAGTAGCAAAAGTCAAACTGTGGCTGTAGTACAACTAGCAAATAAAGAAGGCGACATTCCTTTTAATCATGAAGATGAAAACTGTTTTCGAGATTTTGCTGCTTCTATTGGGATTATTTTAGAAACCTGTCAGTCTTTTTATGTAGCAGCCCGCAATCAACGAGGCGCTACAGCACTGTTACGTGCTACTCAAACACTAGGGCAAAGTTTAGATTTAGAAGCAACTTTGCAAATAGTCATGGAGCAAGCCCGAATTTTAATGCAGGCAGACCGCAGTACGCTATTTTTGTATCGTAAAGAAATGGGCGAACTTTGGACAAAGGTAGCAGCGGCTGCGGCTCCAACAGATTATCTTGAAATTCGGATGCCGGCAAATCGTGGGATTGCTGGCTATGTGGCATCTACAGGGGACGCATTAAATATTCCTGATGCTTATAAAGACCCCCGCTTTGACCCCAGTACAGATAGAAAAACTGGCTATGTAACTCGGAATATTTTATGTTTGCCAGTGTTTAATTCTGCTAACGAATTAATTGGGGTAACACAGCTAATTAATAAGCAAAAAGGCAGTTTCACAGCTTCTGATGAAGAGTTTATGCGGGCTTTTAATATTCAAGCAGGCATAGCATTAGAAAATGCGCGATTGTTTGAAAATGTCCTGCTAGAAAAACAGTACCAAAAAGACATTTTGCAAAGTCTTTCTGATGCGGTAATTTCTACTGATATGATTGGTCGCATTGTCACAATTAATGATGCCGCCTTAGAGTTATTAGGTTGTCCTTTAGGAGATGCTAATAACAAAAGCAATAAATTATTATGGGAACAAAACTTAATTGGTCGCTTTGTTTGGGAAGTAGTGCCAATTGAAAATTTACAAATGCGTTTAGAAGATAGTTTAACATCAG
This window of the Nostoc sp. HK-01 genome carries:
- the cyaB1 gene encoding adenylate cyclase gives rise to the protein MTLPNPGSVLATLTELTQVNRTHALLRRVKDLSVNEFVCLLDFITAEFQQFLRAIELINNEALETMLEKVLEAITLKIGQILQAEHTAIFLVDYDKGQLWSKVPQDNSQKFLEIRTPINVGIPGHVASTGQYLNISETATHPLFSPDLEKQMGYRIRNILCMPVVSSKSQTVAVVQLANKEGDIPFNHEDENCFRDFAASIGIILETCQSFYVAARNQRGATALLRATQTLGQSLDLEATLQIVMEQARILMQADRSTLFLYRKEMGELWTKVAAAAAPTDYLEIRMPANRGIAGYVASTGDALNIPDAYKDPRFDPSTDRKTGYVTRNILCLPVFNSANELIGVTQLINKQKGSFTASDEEFMRAFNIQAGIALENARLFENVLLEKQYQKDILQSLSDAVISTDMIGRIVTINDAALELLGCPLGDANNKSNKLLWEQNLIGRFVWEVVPIENLQMRLEDSLTSGARYYVPEQSLMVGLYEALTLEGRVSNEIQDADQLPLPLQNGFASGQTAMTHQLILTVRDRTNPDLFIPWNLLLTPPSQLIPANQVEQLERSINLTVNPLTNPEGGVRGGLVVLEDISQEKRLKTTMYRYLTPHVAEQVMAVGEDALMVGERKDVTILFSDIRGYTTLTENLGAAAVVSLLNQYFETMVEAVFNYEGTLDKFIGDALMAVFGAPLPLTENHAWQAIQSALEMRQRLEEFNQRRIIQEQPQIRIGIGISSGEVVSGNIGSHKRMDYTVIGDSVNLSARLEAVTKEYGCDIILSEFTYQLCSDRIWVRELDQIRVKGKHQAVNIYELISDRQTPLDADTQEFLFHYHNGRAAYLARDFAGAIAYFTAAKHIRPKDQAVEIHLERAHNYHKTPPPDSWDGVWTIVSK